GCCATCATCAACTTTTCAAGGAGGTTCTACTATGCAGTACAGACGTTTAGGCAGCAGTGGTTTGAAAGTGAGCGAACTTAGTTTGGGCAGTTGGCTTACCTATGGCGGCGCTGTGGATTCCAATCAATCGGAGAGAATCATTGATAAAGCCTACGAGCTTGGTATCAATCTGTTCGATACAGCCAATGTGTACCACAAGGGGGAGGCGGAGCAGGTTGTTGGCAAAGCGTTAGCCAAATACCCCAGGGACTCGTATGTCTTGGCAACCAAAGTATGTGTGCCTATGGGTGAGGGTCCGAATGATCGCGGCTTGTCACGCAAACATATCAAAGAGCAATGCGATGCCAGCCTGCGTCGGCTTGGTGTCGAGTACATCGATTTATATCAATGCCATCGCTATGATCCCGAGACGCCCCTTGATGAAACGCTGCGAGCAATGGATGATTTGATCAAACAGGGCAAAATTTTATATACAGGTGTCAGTATGTGGAAAGCGGAACAGCTGCTGGATGGGGTTCGGACGGCCAATGCGCTCAATTTGAACCGCATTATTGCCAATCAACCGCAGTATCATATGTTCCGCCGTGGTATTGAGCAAGAGATCGTTCCACTGTGCAAAAGGGAAGGGATCGGTCAAATCGTCTACTCGCCGCTGGCGCAGGGGATTCTGACCGGCAAATATCAGCCTGGCAGGCCTTACCCGGTGGATTCAAGGGCGGCAGATCCAGAGCAGAACGGCGCGATCGTTCATCTCATGAAAGAAGAGCAGTTGCTCAAGGTTGAGAAGCTGAAAGTGATTTCAGCGCGCAACGAGCTAAGCATGGCTCAATTGGCATTGGCTTGGATCCTAAGGCTGGATAATGTATCCAGTTGCATTATTGGCGCTTCCCGACCAGAGCAGATCGAAGAAAACGTCAGGGCTTCGGGCATTACCTTGTCCGAAGCCGATATAGAGGAAATCGAGAACATCTTACAGGCATGACAATTAACGTAATGGAGGTAGAGTCACATGTCTGTTTTACTGGCAAACCTGGCACTGCATCGCACAGTCACTTGCAGTTCGGAAAGCGCGGATGCTGCCAGTTGTCATGCAGTTGACGGGGATATGAGTACTTTATGGCAACCATTAGGCTCGGATCGGATGGATGACAATCGTGTTTGGCTGATGGTAGATTTGGGTCAAAACGTACCTTTCAATCAGGTTAATCTTAAATTGGCGTCAGGATTCATAAGCGGATATCGCATTCTCTATTCTCCAGATAACCTGCTGTGGCAAACAGCTTTCCAGCGCGATGCCTCTCGTGGAGGAATAAGCACGCAAGATATCGCTCTGTTTTCTAAGGTTGCAGGAAGATACGTGAAGCTTGAGGTGGATTTATTTGATCCGGAGCGCGATTTTCAGCTGATTCAGTTGGAGATCCACGACAACTTGGATATCCCAACCGGTCCCTTACTGGAGAGAGTCATCCTCTGTGATCCGCAGTTTAACGAATATGAGGATGAAGTCACATTAACATTGCAAACGAATAGCCAATTGAAACTCCATATAAAAGGCATTCTGACAAACGGTGAGGAAGCCGATCTTGTGGGCGGAAGTATCGCATTCGAAAGCAGGCATTCGGGTGTGGCTTCCATCGATGAGATGGGCAATCTTACCACCCATAAGGTTGGTGTCGCGCACATGAAAGCGACGGTAACTTGGCAAGGTGTGACCAAAGAGACCTCGATCTTTATCGATGTCAACGATCCTTCTGAGCCATTGGCGGATATCTGGCTGACGCATCCCGCTATGGCGATGGAGATCGGTCATCCAGCGATAATCGCTGCTGGCAGCAGCTTTCCTGAACTGCATATTATGCCTGCGGATGCAATGACTGTGAAAGCTGTGTTGCTGCATGCCGCAACAGGCGAAGCCTTGGCGCACTTGCACAAGCAGCAGATCGAAGCGTTAACGGAGTACACGTTCCCCTTCCCAGGCAGAGCTGATCAAGCCGGGACTTATCAACTGCGTGTTGAACTGTTTTTGACGGACGAGTTGATCTTTTACGATGCCTTTTATTTCACTGTGCTAGATCGGATTGCTGGCAAGGCTGGCCAAAGTCAGATCGTTTATCTAGGTGAAAGCGGCAAGCTGACGTATGTGCCTGATTACAAGGGCAATCAAATACTTGATTTCTCCAATAGCGGTTATGGCGGAGGAGGTATCCTAATACCGTTTGTGGAGCCTGTTCTGAGTTTGTCAGCTGTTGATGGGGATAATACAGAGCACATTCAGAATGCGATAAATCTCGTAGCTGCTTGGCCGCAATCCGCCGAAGGATTGAGGGGGACGATTCTTTTGAGGAAAGGCATTTACCGGGTAAGCGGTTCCTTGAAGATAGAGGCAAGCGGCATCGTGCTCCGGGGTGAGGGGACAGATGAGAATGGAACACTGCTGTACGCAACGGGCAAATTAAAACGCAATCTCATTGAGATTGCCGGAACTTCAGCTCCGGGCATGCTGCCTGATACCCATACAACAATTATCGATTTGTATGTTCCTGCGGGTTCGCGTTCGATTCATGTGAGAAACGCTTCCAACTTTAGCGTAGGCAACAAGGTTAAAGTGCTTCGTTTCGGCAATGAACGTTGGATTCATGCGATTGGCATGGATACGATTCGGATGCGCCCGGTGGCAGGGGGAACGGTACAATGGCCGCCATTTCATTTGGAATTTGACCGCGTTATTACACATATCGAAGGGAATTGCTTGCAACTGGACGCGCCTATCGCCAATGCGATTGAGAAGCAATGGGGCTGGGGTTCTGTCGTGAAATATGAGGATTCGGGCCGAATCGAGCATGTCGGAGTAGAGAACATGCGGGTAGACGTGGAATATGATCCAAGTATTACGGACACGCGAATTGATGGCAATGAAGGAAATACGGTTTATTTGGCGGATGAGGATCACGCGATCAATTTTATTTATATGGATAATGTCACAAATAGTTGGGTTCGCGATATTGTTGGCTTACATCTGCAGCATGCGCTCGTACAAGTCGGCCGCAATGCCAAATGGGTCACCATACAAGACTGCGTCGTCTTGGCGTTTATCAGCGTCATTACCGGGGGACGTCGGTATCCATTTCATCTAATGGGCGAACTAACGTTGGTTCAGCGCGCATATACGGAGACTGCCAGACACGCCTTCGCGGTTGACGCGCGAGTAGCCGGGCCCAACGTATTCCTAGACAGCGAGTCGACGCTGGATTACAACACAAGCGAACCTCATCATAGGTGGTCTGTTGGCTGTTTGTATGACAATGTGAATGGACGGATTCACATTCAAGACCGTGGTTGGCTCGGCAGCGGTCAGGGTTGGGCAGGCGCTAATTATGTCGCGTGGAACACAACGAACGAACTGGTCTCCCAGCAGCCTCCAACCGCGCAAAACTATGCCATCGGGCATGTCGGCAGACAAGGCAAGCCGCTGCTTCCTTGTCCTTATGATCCCCGGGAGCGCAAGCAAGCCTATTGGGAAAGCTTGGGGCAGCATGTGACTCCACGTAGTTTATATGTGCAGCAGCTGATGGACCGTCTTGGTCCGGAAGCCGTGGCCAACATTCAAGGAGGAATTGATAGATGACTCAATCTATGACAGTGAATCAATACGAAGATATTATCGCTAAGCTGATTCGAAAGATGAAAGAGTTAAAGCCAGCTTTCCAAGAAAGCGTCTCGATTGGTATAGTGTCTATGGATAACTGGGAGTGGCCCCAAGGTGTAGGGCTGTTTGCCTTGTATTCCTATTATAAGGAAACCGGCAATCAAGCGATTAAAGACGAGTTGATCCAATGGTTTGACAAGCGTATTGGGGAGGGGGTGCCGGACAAAAATGTAAACACGATGTGCCCCATGTTAACTTTGAGTTTTCTGGCAGAAGAGACCGGCAATCCAACCTATCTGAAACTTTGCAAAGAATGGGTAACTTATGCCATGGAAGAGCTGCCAAGGACAGAGGAAGGCGGTTTTCAACATATCGTGACCCGAAATCTCAACGCAGGCCAGCTATGGGATGATACATTGTATATGACAGTCCTATTCGTTGCTCGGATGGGCGTTCTGCTGGATGAGGATCCCTATTTACAGGAAAGTATCAGGCAGTTTCTGGTGCATCTCAAATATTTAACCGATGTTCGAACTGGGCTGTTTTATCATGGCTGGACGTTTATCGGGAATCATCATTTCGCAGGTGCTTTGTGGGCTAGAGGGAACTCTTGGTACACGGCGGGTTTGGTGGACTACCTGGACATTGCTCCCCTACCGGAAGGGATCAGCCAATTTCTGATTTCCTCTTTGGAAAGACAGGTTCAAGCGCTAGCAGCACTTCAGGATGAAAGCGGGCTATGGCATACGTTATTGGATCATCCGGATTCCTATCTGGAAACGTCGGCTTCTGCCGCATTCGCCTATGGGATACTAAAAGCAGTGCGACGAGGCTTTATCGATGAGCGCTATCTGGCAGTTGGACTTAAAGCTTTGGATGGCGTGCTGGGCAAAATAGATGAGGAAGGTGTCGTGCATGGCGTATCCTATGGAACGGCGCTGAAAGATAACTTGGACTATTATCGCAATATCAAACAATGCCCGATGCCTTACGGTCAGTCGATGACGCTCTTATTGATGGTTGAAGCTTGTAAATTAAAAGTTGAAAAACCTTAAGTTTGTTTAATAACCGCTTAAATAACTAGTATGTGGCCTCCGCTCCCTTAAACTATCATTTGATTAAGGGAATGGAAGGAGGGGGCACTTTTTGGTAAGCGTTTGCATGTGACGGTTGTGTATCAGAAGTGGGTTGAAATTACGACGAAATGATGGAGGAAAAATGAAGCCAATGGTTATGAAAAAAAAGGTAAGCGTACTCTTAGCATCTGCAATGGTATTCTCTTTGTTTGCTTCCGTTGATCTGGCTTATGCAGATGTAGTTCCGACTGCAACTGCGACACCAGCGGCTGCGACTCCGGCAGCTGCAGCACCAACGGTTACGACTCCTGCAGGCACTGCACCAGCGGAAACTCCATCCACGAAACCGGCTGCACCTCAAATGGACACACAGGCTAAGTTTAATGTTTTAAAAGAAAAAGGCATCTTGGAAGGAACCGATGACACCGGATCAGCAGGGCTTGATAAAGAAGTGACGCGAGCGCAGCTTGCCAAGACGATTGTTTTGCTGAATGGCTTGAAGGAAGATAAGCCATCGAGCGAAACGTACAAAGACTTGGACAATGCCGCTTGGGCAGCTGGATTTATCGGAGCTGCAACCAAAGCCGGGTACATGGAAGGTGTTGCCAAAGACCAATTCGCTCCGAATGGTATCGTAACGTTGGAGCAAGCGGCTTCGGTGCTTGCTCGTGTGTTCAAACTGCAAGCAGAAGAAGCAGATACGTCCAAGCTAACCGGCACCGTATCCGAGTGGGCCAAAGGCCAGGTAGCCGCAGCTATCAAAGCTGGTCTTATGACCAGTGCAGCAGATTATACGAAATCTGCGAAGCGCGAGCAGCTTGTTAACTACGCCTATGCGGCGTATCTATTGGTTCAAGCTGGAGGTCCGGCTGTCACCAAAGTATCTGTCGCTGATTTCAAAGTCACAGGTGCGAAAACACTTGTGCTGAAATTAAACGGTGTGATTGCCGACACCACGAAGCTAACTGTTACCGTGCTTCGTGGCAGTATAACAGGATCAGCCGTAACGAGCACAGCGAAATGGAATGCCAATAAAAACGAAGCCACGATCACATTGGATACCAAAATGACGGAAGGCATCTACACCCTGAAGTTGGAAGCAGTGAAAGATGGCGGATTGACGATCGACAAGGGCACAGCGGAAGTATCCGTTTCGAATGAGAAAATAACGCAAATTGATTTTACAACTGCCGCTGAAACGGTGGCCCAAGGCAAAATTAAGCTGACTTTCAAAGCTACGAATCAGTACAAGGAAGTGTCCGATATTAGTGCGGCCATATTCGGCTTATATACCAGCCCAGAACTGGATGCGATTCCTGCTGGTGATTCGCAGTCACTGACGATTGATGTGACGAATGCGGTTTACGCGAATAAATTGCGCAGAGATTCCAAATTTGAAGTCAGGATCATCGCGCCGGATTATACGGTTCAAGCGAACAAAACGTTTACTGTTGGCGATCCGCAAACCGTCAGCAAGATTGAATTAGGCGAGATTGCTTATGTCAATGGGAAAACGAAGTTTGA
Above is a genomic segment from Paenibacillus sp. HWE-109 containing:
- a CDS encoding aldo/keto reductase family protein, coding for MQYRRLGSSGLKVSELSLGSWLTYGGAVDSNQSERIIDKAYELGINLFDTANVYHKGEAEQVVGKALAKYPRDSYVLATKVCVPMGEGPNDRGLSRKHIKEQCDASLRRLGVEYIDLYQCHRYDPETPLDETLRAMDDLIKQGKILYTGVSMWKAEQLLDGVRTANALNLNRIIANQPQYHMFRRGIEQEIVPLCKREGIGQIVYSPLAQGILTGKYQPGRPYPVDSRAADPEQNGAIVHLMKEEQLLKVEKLKVISARNELSMAQLALAWILRLDNVSSCIIGASRPEQIEENVRASGITLSEADIEEIENILQA
- a CDS encoding discoidin domain-containing protein; amino-acid sequence: MSVLLANLALHRTVTCSSESADAASCHAVDGDMSTLWQPLGSDRMDDNRVWLMVDLGQNVPFNQVNLKLASGFISGYRILYSPDNLLWQTAFQRDASRGGISTQDIALFSKVAGRYVKLEVDLFDPERDFQLIQLEIHDNLDIPTGPLLERVILCDPQFNEYEDEVTLTLQTNSQLKLHIKGILTNGEEADLVGGSIAFESRHSGVASIDEMGNLTTHKVGVAHMKATVTWQGVTKETSIFIDVNDPSEPLADIWLTHPAMAMEIGHPAIIAAGSSFPELHIMPADAMTVKAVLLHAATGEALAHLHKQQIEALTEYTFPFPGRADQAGTYQLRVELFLTDELIFYDAFYFTVLDRIAGKAGQSQIVYLGESGKLTYVPDYKGNQILDFSNSGYGGGGILIPFVEPVLSLSAVDGDNTEHIQNAINLVAAWPQSAEGLRGTILLRKGIYRVSGSLKIEASGIVLRGEGTDENGTLLYATGKLKRNLIEIAGTSAPGMLPDTHTTIIDLYVPAGSRSIHVRNASNFSVGNKVKVLRFGNERWIHAIGMDTIRMRPVAGGTVQWPPFHLEFDRVITHIEGNCLQLDAPIANAIEKQWGWGSVVKYEDSGRIEHVGVENMRVDVEYDPSITDTRIDGNEGNTVYLADEDHAINFIYMDNVTNSWVRDIVGLHLQHALVQVGRNAKWVTIQDCVVLAFISVITGGRRYPFHLMGELTLVQRAYTETARHAFAVDARVAGPNVFLDSESTLDYNTSEPHHRWSVGCLYDNVNGRIHIQDRGWLGSGQGWAGANYVAWNTTNELVSQQPPTAQNYAIGHVGRQGKPLLPCPYDPRERKQAYWESLGQHVTPRSLYVQQLMDRLGPEAVANIQGGIDR
- the bglB gene encoding beta-galactosidase BglB, with the translated sequence MTQSMTVNQYEDIIAKLIRKMKELKPAFQESVSIGIVSMDNWEWPQGVGLFALYSYYKETGNQAIKDELIQWFDKRIGEGVPDKNVNTMCPMLTLSFLAEETGNPTYLKLCKEWVTYAMEELPRTEEGGFQHIVTRNLNAGQLWDDTLYMTVLFVARMGVLLDEDPYLQESIRQFLVHLKYLTDVRTGLFYHGWTFIGNHHFAGALWARGNSWYTAGLVDYLDIAPLPEGISQFLISSLERQVQALAALQDESGLWHTLLDHPDSYLETSASAAFAYGILKAVRRGFIDERYLAVGLKALDGVLGKIDEEGVVHGVSYGTALKDNLDYYRNIKQCPMPYGQSMTLLLMVEACKLKVEKP